A genome region from Pseudomonas anguilliseptica includes the following:
- the cobO gene encoding cob(I)yrinic acid a,c-diamide adenosyltransferase, which translates to MTESIERDARHKARMARKKALIDEKIAQAQDEYGLLLVHSGNGKGKSSSAFGMVARALGHGLKVGVVQFIKGAASTGEESFFRRFPDEVSYHVMGEGFTWETQDRQRDIDKAHEAWAVAAQLLNDPAIGLVVLDELNIALKYGYLELDAVLADIEARPLLQHVVVTGRGALPGMVEAADTVTEMSLVKHAFKAGVKAQKGVEF; encoded by the coding sequence ATGACTGAATCGATTGAGCGTGACGCCCGGCACAAGGCGCGCATGGCCCGCAAGAAAGCCCTGATCGATGAAAAGATTGCCCAGGCCCAGGACGAATACGGCCTGCTGCTGGTGCACAGCGGCAATGGCAAGGGCAAGAGCAGCAGCGCTTTCGGCATGGTCGCGCGTGCCTTGGGCCATGGCCTCAAGGTCGGCGTGGTGCAATTTATCAAGGGCGCGGCCAGCACCGGCGAGGAAAGCTTCTTCCGCCGTTTTCCCGATGAAGTCAGTTATCACGTAATGGGTGAGGGCTTTACCTGGGAGACTCAGGATCGTCAGCGCGATATCGATAAGGCCCATGAGGCCTGGGCGGTGGCGGCGCAGCTGCTGAATGACCCGGCCATCGGTCTGGTGGTGCTCGATGAGCTGAATATCGCGCTGAAATATGGCTACCTGGAACTCGACGCGGTGCTCGCCGATATTGAAGCGCGTCCGCTGCTGCAGCATGTGGTGGTGACCGGTCGTGGCGCGCTGCCTGGGATGGTCGAGGCAGCGGATACCGTCACCGAAATGAGCCTGGTCAAGCATGCGTTCAAAGCCGGGGTTAAAGCACAAAAGGGAGTGGAGTTTTGA
- a CDS encoding MliC family protein: MALLGLPLATLQAAEPSFSCTKVEAGSIEALICQTPALAELDQKMSDIYQQASAKAANQHPPVLKAEQRGWIKGRNDCWKAADREQCVAESYRLRIAELQARYALLKGTGPVHFQCDGLPAKEVIVTYYPTEPGTLLAEFADSVSLMYQQPAASGSKYQGRNESFWEHQSEATVVWGYGSPEMKCQAK, translated from the coding sequence TTGGCTCTGCTCGGCCTGCCGTTAGCGACCCTGCAGGCGGCTGAGCCATCGTTCAGCTGCACCAAGGTAGAGGCTGGCAGTATCGAGGCGCTGATTTGTCAGACGCCTGCTCTGGCCGAACTTGATCAGAAAATGTCGGATATTTATCAGCAGGCTTCGGCCAAGGCCGCAAACCAGCATCCTCCCGTACTCAAGGCTGAGCAGCGAGGTTGGATAAAAGGCCGCAATGACTGCTGGAAGGCCGCTGACCGTGAGCAGTGCGTAGCCGAGAGCTATCGCCTGCGGATTGCCGAACTGCAGGCGCGCTACGCGTTACTGAAAGGGACCGGTCCGGTGCATTTTCAATGCGATGGCCTGCCAGCCAAGGAAGTCATCGTCACCTACTACCCCACCGAGCCTGGGACCCTGCTGGCCGAGTTTGCTGACAGCGTGTCGTTGATGTATCAGCAGCCTGCAGCCAGCGGCAGTAAATATCAGGGGCGCAATGAATCATTCTGGGAGCACCAGAGTGAGGCGACCGTGGTGTGGGGCTATGGCTCGCCCGAGATGAAGTGTCAGGCCAAGTAA
- a CDS encoding IS5 family transposase, with translation MKQMTFADAEYAGKRKQTRKELFLIEMDRVVPWKGLIALIEPYYPKGEGGRPAYPLMAMLRVHLMQNWFGYSDPAMEEALYETTILRQFAGLSLERIPDETTILNFRRLLEKHELAAGILAVINGYLGDRGLSLRQGTIVDATLINAPSSTKNKDGKRDPEMHQAKKGNQYYFGMKAHIGVDDESGLVHSVVGTAANVADVTQVDKLLHGEENVVCADAGYTGVEKRPEHDGREVIWQVAARRSTYKKLGKSSPLYKAKRKIEKAKAQVRAKVEHPFRVLKRQFSYVKTRFRGLAKNTAQLVTLFALSNLWMARRHLLTNAGEVRL, from the coding sequence ATGAAGCAAATGACCTTCGCCGATGCCGAGTACGCCGGCAAACGCAAGCAGACCCGCAAAGAGTTGTTCCTGATCGAGATGGATCGGGTGGTGCCGTGGAAGGGTTTGATCGCACTGATCGAACCGTATTACCCCAAGGGTGAAGGCGGTCGGCCGGCCTATCCGCTGATGGCGATGCTACGTGTGCACCTGATGCAGAACTGGTTCGGCTACAGCGACCCGGCGATGGAAGAAGCGCTGTACGAGACCACTATCCTGCGGCAGTTCGCCGGGCTGAGTCTGGAACGTATCCCCGACGAAACCACCATCCTCAACTTCCGTCGTCTGCTGGAGAAACATGAGTTGGCTGCCGGCATCCTGGCCGTCATCAATGGCTATCTTGGCGACCGTGGCCTGTCGTTGCGCCAAGGCACCATCGTCGATGCCACGCTGATCAATGCGCCGAGTTCGACCAAGAACAAGGACGGCAAACGCGACCCAGAGATGCACCAGGCCAAGAAGGGCAACCAATACTACTTCGGCATGAAGGCGCACATTGGCGTGGATGACGAGTCGGGGCTGGTACACAGCGTGGTAGGCACGGCGGCCAACGTGGCGGATGTCACTCAGGTCGACAAGTTGCTGCACGGCGAGGAAAACGTGGTGTGCGCCGATGCGGGTTATACCGGTGTCGAAAAGCGCCCCGAACATGATGGGCGCGAGGTGATCTGGCAGGTTGCTGCCCGCCGCAGCACCTATAAGAAGCTGGGTAAGAGCAGCCCGCTGTACAAAGCCAAACGCAAGATCGAGAAGGCCAAGGCCCAGGTGCGCGCCAAGGTTGAGCACCCGTTCCGGGTGCTCAAGCGTCAGTTCAGTTATGTAAAGACACGCTTCCGTGGCTTGGCCAAGAACACGGCGCAACTGGTGACGCTGTTCGCGCTGTCGAACCTGTGGATGGCACGCCGACATTTACTGACCAATGCAGGAGAGGTGCGCCTGTAA
- a CDS encoding alpha/beta hydrolase, giving the protein MLMSTPVIYHQAAIDPFAHLSPAERVPDVALFYATTRTPEGAGYGNRVSPTLQLGRAQVRLGDQQSDWSQLHSASVSELRARELPLSLIAAQQTAVLPVQRPVDVPLAPPVQSYVDAINLALDKARDKEIIIYVHGAKVDFANACELTGELVHFAGRDFVGLAFDWPSHQNIASYLLGIDVNRARDSSQALAQLIELLARHIAAERINLVAYSAGGRVASLALQTFQNRHPDLNTAQLQARYRIGAVVFAAADVPEEVFEGRLPAISRVAEQVMITVSDQDEALDYAQRLMPGGARIGSSRAEQSLYQFTRRRHLNNVTLLDVSGNSSERGFDIVGHHYWYRHPWVSSDVILLLRTNLPPDQRALSVTEHPAVWYMNTDYPLTVREATRRVLKGQW; this is encoded by the coding sequence ATGCTGATGAGCACGCCGGTGATTTATCACCAGGCTGCTATCGATCCTTTCGCCCATTTGTCGCCGGCAGAACGGGTGCCCGATGTGGCACTGTTCTACGCCACTACCCGGACGCCAGAGGGCGCGGGCTATGGCAATCGCGTCAGCCCGACCTTGCAGTTGGGGCGTGCCCAGGTGCGTTTGGGCGACCAGCAGAGTGATTGGTCGCAATTGCATTCGGCCTCGGTCAGCGAGCTGCGCGCGCGTGAGCTGCCACTGAGTCTGATTGCGGCTCAGCAAACAGCGGTATTGCCGGTGCAGCGACCGGTTGATGTGCCTTTGGCGCCGCCAGTGCAGAGCTATGTCGATGCGATCAATCTGGCGCTGGACAAGGCCCGCGACAAGGAAATCATCATCTATGTGCATGGCGCAAAGGTTGATTTCGCCAATGCCTGTGAGCTGACGGGCGAGCTTGTGCATTTTGCCGGGCGCGACTTTGTCGGTCTGGCGTTCGACTGGCCGTCACACCAGAACATTGCCAGCTATCTGCTCGGCATCGATGTGAATCGTGCTCGCGATTCCAGCCAGGCGTTGGCGCAGTTGATCGAGCTGCTGGCGCGACATATCGCTGCCGAGCGGATCAACCTGGTCGCCTACAGCGCCGGTGGGCGCGTGGCATCTCTGGCGTTGCAGACGTTCCAGAATCGTCATCCGGATTTGAATACCGCGCAGTTACAGGCGCGTTATCGGATTGGCGCGGTGGTGTTTGCCGCTGCGGATGTTCCCGAGGAAGTATTTGAGGGGCGTCTGCCAGCAATCAGTCGCGTCGCTGAACAGGTGATGATCACTGTGTCTGATCAGGACGAGGCGCTGGATTACGCGCAGCGCCTGATGCCCGGTGGCGCACGGATTGGCAGCAGTCGGGCCGAGCAGAGCCTGTACCAGTTCACCCGCAGGCGGCACTTGAACAATGTCACCCTGCTGGATGTTTCCGGTAATAGCAGCGAGCGCGGCTTTGATATCGTCGGGCATCACTACTGGTACCGTCACCCCTGGGTCAGCAGTGATGTGATCTTGCTGCTGCGTACCAACCTGCCACCGGATCAGCGAGCGCTATCTGTCACCGAGCACCCGGCAGTCTGGTACATGAATACTGACTACCCGCTGACGGTACGTGAAGCAACCCGGCGGGTACTCAAGGGGCAGTGGTAG
- a CDS encoding IS5 family transposase, translating to MKQMTFADAEYAGKRKQTRKELFLIEMDRVVPWKGLIALIDPHYPKGEGGRPAYPLMAMLRVHLMQNWLGYSDPAMEEALYETTILRQFAGLSLERIPDETTILNFRRVLEKNELAAGILAVINGYLGDRGLSLRQGTIVDATLINAPSSTKNKDGKRDPEMHQTKKGNQYYFGMKAHIGVDDKSGLVHSVVGTAANVADVTQVDKLLHGDENVVCTDAGYTGVEKRPEHEGRKVIWQVAARRSTYKKLDKRSALYKAKRKIEKAKAQVRAKVEHPFRVIKRQFGYVKTRFRGLAKNTAQLVTLFALSNLWMARRHLLATAGEVRP from the coding sequence ATGAAGCAGATGACCTTCGCCGATGCCGAGTACGCCGGCAAGCGCAAGCAGACCCGCAAAGAGTTGTTCCTGATCGAGATGGATCGGGTGGTGCCGTGGAAGGGCTTGATTGCCCTGATCGATCCACATTACCCCAAGGGTGAAGGCGGTCGCCCGGCGTACCCGTTGATGGCGATGCTGCGTGTTCATCTGATGCAAAACTGGCTCGGTTACAGCGATCCTGCGATGGAAGAGGCGCTGTACGAAACGACCATTCTGCGGCAGTTCGCCGGGTTGAGCCTGGAGCGTATCCCTGACGAAACCACCATCCTCAACTTCCGTCGCGTACTGGAAAAAAACGAACTGGCGGCTGGCATCTTGGCTGTGATCAACGGCTACCTGGGGGATCGCGGCCTGTCCCTGCGCCAGGGCACCATCGTCGATGCGACGTTGATCAATGCGCCCAGCTCGACCAAAAACAAAGACGGTAAACGCGACCCGGAGATGCACCAGACCAAGAAGGGCAACCAGTACTACTTCGGCATGAAGGCCCACATCGGTGTGGATGACAAGTCTGGACTGGTGCACAGCGTGGTGGGCACGGCGGCCAACGTGGCGGACGTCACCCAGGTGGATAAGCTGCTGCATGGCGACGAGAACGTGGTTTGTACCGACGCAGGTTACACCGGTGTGGAAAAGCGTCCGGAGCATGAGGGTCGGAAGGTTATCTGGCAGGTGGCGGCACGCCGCAGCACCTACAAGAAACTCGATAAGCGCAGCGCGCTATACAAAGCCAAGCGCAAGATCGAGAAGGCCAAAGCCCAGGTGCGCGCCAAGGTCGAGCACCCGTTTCGGGTGATCAAGCGGCAGTTCGGCTATGTGAAGACGCGCTTCCGCGGCCTGGCCAAGAACACGGCGCAGTTGGTCACGCTGTTTGCGCTGTCGAACCTGTGGATGGCACGCAGACATTTACTGGCAACTGCAGGAGAGGTGCGCCCGTAA
- a CDS encoding C40 family peptidase produces the protein MTAIARLSLIMLAALLSACASNAPTPSPKPVVHAPIGSFNGSAEDVLFRALGLVGTPYRYGGNTPDGGFDCSGLIGYVYRDAAGISLPRSTRELISMRAPTVGRDRLQSGDLVFFATNGGSQVSHAGIYVGDGRFVHAPSSGGTVRLDSLSNTYWQRTYLNAKRVFTPELARNP, from the coding sequence ATGACCGCTATCGCCCGTCTCAGCTTGATTATGCTTGCCGCGCTGCTCAGTGCCTGCGCCAGCAATGCCCCCACTCCATCTCCCAAGCCTGTTGTGCATGCGCCTATCGGCAGCTTTAACGGCAGTGCTGAAGATGTACTGTTTCGTGCCCTTGGCCTGGTCGGCACACCCTATCGCTACGGCGGCAATACCCCGGATGGCGGCTTTGATTGCAGTGGTCTGATTGGCTATGTCTACCGCGATGCGGCGGGTATCAGTCTGCCGCGTTCGACCCGCGAGCTGATCAGCATGCGCGCCCCAACTGTCGGCCGCGACCGTCTGCAAAGTGGTGATCTGGTGTTCTTCGCTACCAATGGCGGCAGCCAGGTTAGTCATGCTGGCATCTATGTTGGTGACGGGCGCTTTGTTCACGCGCCTTCCAGCGGCGGTACTGTGCGTCTGGATAGCCTGAGCAATACCTATTGGCAGCGCACCTACCTGAATGCCAAGCGCGTGTTCACCCCGGAGTTGGCGCGTAACCCCTGA
- a CDS encoding C40 family peptidase: MLKRLAPLVPIALSLFLAACANHAPQPELATQPAVLSSTELAEFDEQAKEAALGDFTEEKSYKLPQLADSILTHGLSLVGTRYRYGGSSVKSGFDCSGFIGYLFKEELGMKLPRSSRDMINIDAPLVSRDELEPGDLLFFSTNGRNRVSHAGIYMGDNQFIHSSSSSRSGGVRVDSLDDRYWSRTFIEAKRALALAPSESVVRHP; encoded by the coding sequence ATGCTCAAACGCCTCGCACCCCTCGTGCCTATCGCACTCTCCCTGTTTTTGGCCGCCTGCGCCAACCATGCCCCACAGCCGGAGCTGGCAACCCAGCCTGCGGTGCTCTCCTCGACAGAACTTGCCGAGTTTGACGAACAAGCCAAAGAAGCGGCTCTGGGCGACTTCACTGAAGAGAAATCCTACAAACTGCCGCAACTGGCTGACAGCATCCTGACTCATGGTCTGTCGCTGGTGGGGACCCGTTATCGTTATGGCGGCAGTTCGGTGAAATCGGGCTTCGACTGCAGCGGTTTTATCGGTTATCTGTTCAAGGAAGAGCTGGGCATGAAACTGCCGCGCTCATCCCGCGACATGATCAATATCGACGCACCGCTGGTATCGCGTGATGAGCTGGAACCGGGCGATCTGCTGTTTTTCAGCACCAATGGCCGTAATCGCGTCAGCCATGCCGGTATTTACATGGGCGATAACCAGTTTATTCACTCCAGCAGCAGCAGCCGCAGCGGCGGCGTGAGGGTCGATAGCCTGGATGATCGTTACTGGTCGCGTACCTTTATCGAAGCCAAACGTGCCCTGGCGCTGGCTCCAAGCGAGTCGGTTGTACGTCACCCTTGA
- a CDS encoding NAD-dependent deacylase, giving the protein MERAIKQVAEQLKQAEHILLITGAGLSADSGLPTYRGLGGLYNGHTAEGLPIEAALSGSMLQRDPALCWKYLAELGKACLGAQANAGHHAIAELQRRKPQCWLLTQNIDGYHRAAGSPMERVIEIHGELAPLYCQSCGAVDSELAEHLERPLPPKCRQCAGVLRPPVVLFEEMLPEKAIDTLYTEVRKGFEVVISIGTSASFPYIVEPLLRTRQAGGFTVEINPQRTDLSSRVDVHLQGRALDVLPELLSHI; this is encoded by the coding sequence ATGGAACGGGCGATCAAGCAGGTCGCTGAGCAGCTCAAGCAGGCTGAACACATTCTGCTGATTACCGGTGCCGGGCTGTCAGCCGATTCCGGTTTGCCCACTTACCGCGGCCTCGGTGGCCTGTATAACGGTCACACCGCCGAAGGCTTGCCGATTGAAGCGGCTTTGTCCGGCTCGATGCTGCAGCGTGACCCCGCGTTGTGCTGGAAGTACCTGGCGGAACTGGGCAAGGCTTGCCTGGGTGCCCAGGCCAATGCCGGGCACCATGCGATTGCCGAGCTGCAGCGCAGAAAGCCGCAGTGTTGGCTGCTGACCCAAAATATCGACGGCTACCACCGTGCAGCCGGCAGCCCGATGGAGCGGGTGATCGAGATTCATGGTGAGTTGGCGCCGCTGTATTGCCAGTCCTGTGGGGCTGTGGACAGTGAGCTGGCAGAACATCTCGAGCGGCCGCTGCCACCCAAATGCCGGCAATGCGCCGGGGTGTTGCGTCCGCCCGTGGTGCTGTTCGAGGAAATGCTGCCCGAAAAGGCCATCGACACGCTCTATACCGAAGTGCGCAAAGGCTTTGAGGTGGTGATCAGCATCGGCACCAGCGCGAGCTTTCCGTATATCGTCGAGCCGCTGCTACGTACACGCCAGGCGGGGGGCTTTACGGTAGAGATCAACCCGCAGCGCACCGACTTGAGCTCTCGCGTGGATGTGCATCTACAAGGGCGGGCGTTAGATGTTCTACCAGAACTGCTGAGTCACATTTAG
- a CDS encoding DNA-3-methyladenine glycosylase I: MRDYKWLNEYCLNRFGSVAALESILPQPRSADELGAISDDRYLSIISLRIFRAGLKHSLVDAKWPAFEQVFFGFDPEKVVLMGAERLESLMQDARIIRHLGKLKSVPRNAQFILDVQKEKGSFGALIADWPVSDVVGLWKYLAKRGSQLGGLSAPRFLRMIGKDTFVPTDDMVAALKAQKIIDKAPTSLKELATVQAAFNQWQEQSGRPLCQLSVMLAHTVNH, encoded by the coding sequence ATGCGCGATTACAAATGGCTTAACGAATACTGCCTGAACCGTTTTGGCTCGGTCGCTGCGCTGGAGTCGATCCTGCCGCAGCCACGCAGCGCTGATGAGCTGGGCGCGATCAGTGATGATCGCTACCTGTCGATTATCAGCCTGCGGATCTTTCGCGCCGGCCTCAAGCACAGCCTGGTGGACGCCAAGTGGCCGGCCTTCGAGCAGGTGTTCTTCGGTTTTGATCCGGAGAAAGTCGTGCTGATGGGGGCTGAACGCCTGGAAAGCCTGATGCAGGATGCGCGCATCATCCGTCACTTGGGTAAGCTCAAGAGTGTGCCGCGCAACGCCCAGTTCATCCTCGATGTGCAGAAGGAGAAGGGCAGCTTTGGCGCGCTGATCGCCGACTGGCCGGTGAGCGACGTGGTCGGCCTGTGGAAGTACCTGGCCAAGCGCGGCAGTCAGCTTGGCGGGCTGTCCGCGCCGCGTTTTCTGCGCATGATCGGCAAAGACACCTTCGTCCCCACCGATGACATGGTCGCGGCGCTGAAGGCGCAGAAGATCATCGACAAGGCGCCGACCAGCTTGAAGGAGCTGGCTACCGTGCAGGCGGCGTTCAATCAATGGCAGGAGCAGAGCGGGCGGCCGTTATGTCAGCTGTCGGTGATGCTGGCGCATACGGTCAACCACTGA
- the ttcA gene encoding tRNA 2-thiocytidine(32) synthetase TtcA, giving the protein MGTFSVNQNKLQKRLRRQAGEAVADFNMIEDGDKVMVCLSGGKDSYTMLDVLLHLQKVAPIKFEIVAVNMDQKQPGFPEHVLPAYLESIGVPYHIVEKDTYSVVKEKIPEGKTTCSLCSRLRRGTLYTFADEIGATKMALGHHRDDILETFFLNMFYGGTLKAMPPKLRADDGRNVVIRPLAYCNEADIEAYSQLKEFPIIPCNLCGSQENLQRQVVKEMLQDWERKSPGRTEIMFRALQNVVPSQLADRNLFDFQNLKIDDSATPRFLDVMNL; this is encoded by the coding sequence ATGGGCACCTTCTCGGTCAATCAGAACAAACTGCAAAAACGCCTGCGTCGTCAGGCCGGCGAAGCCGTTGCCGACTTCAACATGATCGAGGATGGCGACAAGGTCATGGTCTGCCTGTCCGGTGGCAAGGACAGCTACACCATGCTCGACGTGCTGTTGCACTTACAGAAGGTCGCGCCGATCAAGTTCGAGATTGTTGCGGTGAACATGGATCAGAAACAGCCGGGCTTCCCTGAGCACGTGCTGCCGGCCTATCTGGAGTCCATCGGTGTGCCGTATCACATCGTCGAGAAGGACACCTACTCCGTGGTCAAGGAGAAGATCCCGGAAGGCAAGACCACCTGTTCGCTGTGTTCACGCCTGCGGCGCGGCACCTTGTACACCTTTGCCGATGAAATCGGTGCAACCAAGATGGCCCTGGGACATCACCGCGACGACATCCTGGAAACCTTCTTCCTTAATATGTTCTACGGCGGCACCCTCAAGGCCATGCCGCCCAAGTTACGCGCCGATGATGGTCGCAACGTGGTGATTCGCCCGCTGGCTTACTGCAATGAGGCGGATATCGAGGCTTACAGTCAGCTCAAGGAATTCCCGATTATTCCGTGCAACCTCTGCGGCTCCCAGGAAAACCTGCAGCGCCAGGTGGTCAAGGAAATGCTCCAGGACTGGGAGCGCAAGTCGCCGGGACGCACCGAGATCATGTTCCGCGCCCTGCAGAACGTGGTGCCGTCGCAGCTGGCTGACCGCAACCTGTTCGACTTCCAGAACCTGAAAATCGACGACAGCGCTACGCCACGCTTTCTCGATGTGATGAACCTCTGA
- a CDS encoding DNA-J related domain-containing protein: MNDDFDPGLDLPEQLHLLLRATPEGLGEYQLIQLLKARQCVHIPNLPLTDKLVLFRTHFLLFNALYRLRDQLWASQSGYLQISALKIQLLPYQPGSSELSEHDPLRDYYLDLSLLNDTNEQDVAKLLLSFWTRMHGSEEKQAALELFELEGSEQTLNLATIKHRYRQLVSLHHPDRGGNTARLQSINKAMEILERYYGRA; encoded by the coding sequence ATGAACGACGATTTCGACCCGGGCCTCGATCTGCCCGAACAACTGCATCTGCTGCTACGCGCGACCCCTGAAGGCCTTGGCGAATACCAGCTGATCCAGCTGCTGAAAGCCCGCCAGTGCGTGCACATCCCCAATCTGCCACTGACCGACAAGCTGGTGCTGTTCCGCACCCACTTTCTGCTGTTCAACGCTCTCTACCGCCTGCGCGATCAGCTCTGGGCCAGCCAGAGCGGCTACCTGCAGATCAGCGCACTGAAAATCCAGCTACTGCCCTATCAGCCCGGCAGCAGCGAACTGAGCGAGCACGACCCACTGCGCGACTATTACCTCGACCTCAGCCTGCTCAACGACACCAACGAACAGGATGTAGCCAAATTGCTGCTGAGCTTCTGGACGCGCATGCATGGCAGCGAAGAAAAACAGGCGGCGCTGGAGTTGTTCGAGCTCGAAGGCAGCGAGCAGACGCTCAATCTCGCCACTATCAAGCACCGCTACCGGCAACTGGTGAGCCTGCATCACCCGGATCGCGGCGGTAACACAGCACGCCTGCAGTCGATCAACAAGGCCATGGAAATCCTCGAACGCTATTACGGGCGTGCTTGA
- a CDS encoding Yip1 family protein gives MIHHVWGLFTHPDQEWQEIRGEEETISHMYLTHVLILAAIPAVSAYIGTTQVGWAIGDRAPVMLTEASALQMTVMTYLAMLAGIAVMGAFIHWMARTYDASPNLTQCVVFAAYTATPLFIGGLAALYPHLWLAMVVGTAAICYTVYLLYVGIPTFMGIPEDEGFMFSSSVLAVGLVVLVAMIASSVILWGFGVGPVYTS, from the coding sequence ATGATCCATCACGTTTGGGGGCTATTCACCCATCCTGACCAGGAATGGCAGGAAATCCGTGGCGAAGAAGAAACCATCAGCCACATGTATCTCACCCACGTACTGATTCTCGCGGCTATTCCCGCTGTTTCGGCCTATATCGGCACCACCCAGGTCGGCTGGGCAATCGGCGATCGAGCGCCGGTGATGCTGACCGAGGCCAGTGCGTTGCAAATGACCGTCATGACCTACCTGGCAATGCTTGCCGGGATCGCAGTGATGGGCGCGTTTATCCACTGGATGGCACGTACCTACGATGCCAGCCCGAACCTCACGCAATGCGTGGTATTTGCAGCTTATACCGCTACACCGCTGTTTATTGGCGGGCTGGCGGCGCTCTATCCACATCTTTGGCTGGCCATGGTGGTGGGCACGGCGGCCATCTGTTACACGGTTTATCTACTCTACGTCGGCATACCGACCTTTATGGGCATCCCCGAGGACGAAGGCTTTATGTTCTCCAGTTCGGTGCTCGCAGTAGGCTTGGTGGTGTTGGTGGCGATGATCGCCAGTTCGGTGATTCTCTGGGGCTTTGGGGTCGGCCCGGTCTACACCAGCTAG
- a CDS encoding SprT family zinc-dependent metalloprotease, with translation MPEHLLSRVEHCYQQAEAFFKRPFARAEVSFKLRGQKAGVAHLTENKLRFNPQLYRENREDFLRQTVPHEVAHLIAHQLFGLKIQPHGEEWQLIMRGVYELPPNRCHSYAVQRRAVSRYIYRCSCPQGEFPFTTQRHALVSKGRRYYCRRCKVTLSYTGEQRVE, from the coding sequence ATGCCCGAACACCTCCTGAGCCGCGTAGAACACTGCTACCAACAGGCTGAAGCCTTTTTCAAACGCCCCTTTGCCCGCGCCGAGGTGAGTTTCAAGCTGCGTGGGCAAAAGGCTGGCGTGGCGCACCTGACGGAAAACAAGCTGCGCTTCAACCCGCAGCTGTACCGGGAAAACCGCGAAGACTTCCTCAGGCAGACCGTACCCCACGAAGTGGCGCATCTGATCGCCCATCAGCTGTTCGGCCTGAAGATTCAACCCCATGGCGAGGAATGGCAGCTGATCATGCGCGGCGTCTATGAACTGCCGCCCAATCGCTGTCACAGCTATGCGGTGCAACGGCGCGCAGTTAGCCGCTATATCTACCGTTGCAGTTGCCCGCAGGGCGAGTTTCCCTTCACAACCCAGCGCCATGCACTGGTCAGCAAGGGTCGGCGCTACTACTGCAGGCGCTGCAAGGTGACCTTGAGCTATACCGGCGAACAGCGGGTCGAATAA
- the trhA gene encoding PAQR family membrane homeostasis protein TrhA gives MYHGERFNAWTHLVGALLACAGAVWLLLLASLEGEQRKIISVAIYGLTLVLLYSISTLYHSVQGRAKVLMRKLDHLSIYLLIAGSYTPFCLVTLEGAWGWTLFGIVWTLAVIGMLQEIKPRSEARVLSIVIYAVMGWIVLIAVKPLIAALGMAGFIWLAGGGVLYTVGIIFFAYDSRFRHWHGIWHLFVMGGSLMHFVAVLRYVL, from the coding sequence ATGTATCACGGGGAACGCTTCAATGCCTGGACCCATCTGGTCGGGGCGCTTCTGGCCTGCGCGGGGGCGGTGTGGCTATTGCTGCTGGCGAGCCTGGAGGGCGAGCAGCGCAAGATCATCAGCGTGGCGATCTATGGTTTGACGCTGGTGCTGCTCTACAGCATCTCCACGCTTTACCACAGCGTGCAGGGGCGGGCGAAAGTGTTGATGCGCAAGCTCGATCATCTGTCGATCTATCTGCTGATTGCCGGCAGCTATACGCCGTTCTGCCTAGTGACCCTCGAAGGTGCCTGGGGCTGGACGCTGTTCGGCATCGTCTGGACGCTGGCCGTGATTGGCATGCTGCAGGAGATCAAGCCGCGCTCCGAGGCGCGGGTGCTGTCGATTGTGATTTACGCGGTGATGGGCTGGATCGTACTGATTGCGGTCAAACCGCTGATTGCTGCGCTGGGCATGGCCGGGTTTATCTGGCTGGCCGGCGGTGGGGTGCTGTACACGGTGGGCATCATCTTCTTCGCCTATGACAGCCGCTTCCGTCACTGGCACGGCATCTGGCATCTGTTCGTCATGGGCGGCAGTCTGATGCACTTTGTCGCGGTGTTGCGTTATGTCCTTTAA